The Aquila chrysaetos chrysaetos chromosome 16, bAquChr1.4, whole genome shotgun sequence genome has a segment encoding these proteins:
- the EIF4G2 gene encoding eukaryotic translation initiation factor 4 gamma 2 isoform X1, translating to MLHCGDGTVQPNFLPPPPTSTLRPPPFSVVIGKTGGALRGDWRLLEGGGILRCQAAKVESAIAEGGASRFSASSGGGGGRGAPQHYPKTASNSEFLGKTPGQNAQKWIPSRSTRRDDDSANDKERHDAIFRKVRGILNKLTPEKFDKLCLELLNVGVESKLILKGVILLIVDKALEEPKYSSLYAQLCLRLAEDAPNFDGPSAESHPGQKQSTTFRRLLISKLQDEFENRTRNVDIYDKHDGPLLPEEEEQRAIAKIKMLGNIKFIGELGKLDLIHESILHKCIKTLLEKKKRVQLKDMGEDLECLCQIMRTVGPRLDHAKAKSLMDQYFARMRSLMSSKELPARIRFLLQDTVELREHNWVPRKAFLDNGPKTINQIRQDAVKDLGVFIPAPMSQGMRSDFFLEGPFMPPRMKLDRDPLGGLADMFGQMPGSGIGTGPGVIQDRFSPTMGRHRSNQLFNGHGGHLMPSAQSQFGELGKSFLKSQGQSQLYHNQNQGLLSQQQGQSKDMPPRFSKKGQLNADEISLRPAQSFLMNKNQVPKLQPQITMIPPSAQPPRTQTPPLGQPPQLGLKTNPPLIQEKPAKTTKKPPPSKEELLKQTEAVVTEYLNNGNANDAVNTVREMRAPKHFIPEMLSKVIIQSLDRSDEDKEKASTLISLLKQEGIATSDNFMQAFLNVLDQCPKLEVDIPLVKSYLAQFAARAIISELVSISELAQPLESGTHFPLFLLCLQQLAKLQDREWLTELFQQSKVNMQKMLPEIDQNKDRMLEILEGKGLSFLFPLLKLEKELLKQIKSDPSPQAIYKWIKDNISPKLHVDKGFVNILMTSFLQYISSEVNPPSDESDSSSAPSKEQLEQEKQLLLSFKPVMQKFLHDHVDLQVSALYALQVHCYNNNFPKGMLLRFFVHFYDMEIIEEEAFLAWKEDITQEFPGKGKALFQVNQWLTWLETAEEEESEEEAD from the exons aTTCTTCGTTGTCAAGCCGCCAAAGTGGAGAGTGCGATTGCAGAAGGGGGTGCTTCTCGTTTCAG TGCTTCTTCAGGCGGAGGAGGTGGTAGGGGTGCACCTCAGCACTATCCCAAGACTGCCAGCAACAG CGAGTTCCTGGGGAAAACCCCAGGGCAAAACGCTCAGAAATGGATTCCTTCACGAAGCACTAGACGAGATGACGACTCCGCAAACGACAAAGAACGACATGATGCAATCTTCAGGAAAGTAAGAGG CATACTAAATAAGCTTACTCCTGAAAAGTTTGACAAGCTATGCCTTGAGCTCCTCAATGTGGGTGTAGAATCTAAGCTCATCCTAAAAGGGGTCATACTGCTG aTCGTAGACAAAGCCCTTGAAGAGCCCAAGTATAGCTCACTGTATGCTCAACTATGTCTGCGACTGGCAGAAGATGCACCCAACTTTGATGGCCCATCAGCAGAGAGTCATCCAGGACAGAAGCAAAGCACA ACATTCAGACGCCTCCTAATATCTAAACTTCAAGATGAATTTGAAAACCGAACCAGAAATGTTGATA tctATGATAAGCATGATGGTCCCCTCCTCcccgaggaggaggaacagagaGCCATTGCCAAGATCAAGATGCTGGGGAACATCAAATTCATTGGAGAACTTGGCAAGCTTGATCTTATTCATGAATCTATCCTTCATAAGTGCATCAAAACA cttttggaaaagaagaagagagtCCAACTCAAAGATATGGGGGAGGATTTGGAGTGCCTCTGTCAGATAATGAGGACAGTGGGACCTAGATTAGACCATGCAAAAGCCAAG TCCTTAATGGATCAGTACTTTGCCCGTATGCGCTCCTTGATGTCAAGTAAGGAATTGCCAGCAAGGATTCGTTTCCTGCTGCAG GATACTGTGGAGTTGAGAGAACACAACTGGGTTCCTCGCAAAGCTTTTCTTGACAATGGACCAAAGACTATCAATCAAATCCGTCAAGATGCAGTAAAA GATCTGGGAGTTTTTATTCCTGCTCCTATGTCTCAAGGGATGAGAAGTGACTTCTTTCTGGAGGGACCCTTTATGCCACCCAGGATGAAACTTGACAGGGACCCACTTGGAGGGCTTGCTGATATGTTTGGACAAATGCCAG GTAGCGGAATTGGTACTGGTCCAGGGGTTATTCAGGATAGATTTTCACCCACTATGGGACGCCATCGTTCAAACCAACTTTTCAATGGCCATGGGGGTCACCTCATGCCTTCTGCTCAATCCCAGTTTGGAGAACTAGGCAAATCTTTTCTGAAGAGTCAG GGGCAAAGCCAGCTCTACCATAACCAGAATCAGGGACTCTTATCCCAGCAACAAGGACAGTCGAAGGATATGCCACCTCGGTTTTCTAAGAAAGGACAGCTTAATGCAGATGAG ATTAGCCTGAGACCTGCTCAGTCTTTTCTAATGAATAAAAACCAAGTGCCAAAGCTTCAGCCCCAGATAACTATGATTCCTCCCAGTGCTCAACCACCACGCACTCAGACACCACCTTTGGGACAG CCTCCTCAACTTGGTCTTAAAACAAATCCACCGCTTATACAAGAAAAGCCTGCAAAGACCACCAAGAAACCACCTCCTTCTAAAGAAGAGCTACTTAAACAAACT gaaGCTGTTGTGACTGAGTATCTGAACAATGGAAATGCTAATGATGCTGTCAATACTGTGAGAGAAATGAGAGCTCCAAAACACTTCATTCCTGAGATGTTGAGCAAAGTAATCATTCAATCCCTAGATAGATCAGATGAAGACAAGGAGAAAGCAAGTACTTTGATCAGCTTGCTTAAGCAGGAGGGAATAGCCACAAGTGACAACTTCATGCAG GCATTCCTGAATGTATTGGACCAGTGCCCGAAACTGGAGGTGGACATCCCATTGGTGAAATCCTACTTAGCACAGTTTGCAGCCCGTGCCATTATTTCAGAACTGGTGAGCATTTCCGAACTGGCTCAACCACTGGAAAGCGGCACccatttccctctcttcctgctTTGCCTTCAACAGTTAGCTAAGTTACAAGATCGTGAATGGCTAACAGAATTGTTCCAACAAAGCAAAGTGAATATGCAGAAAATGCTACCAG AAATTGACCAGAACAAGGACCGCATGCTGGAGATCTTAGAAGGGAAGGGGCTTAGCTTCTTGTTCCCACTTCTGAAACTGGAGAAGGAACTgctaaagcaaataaaatcGGATCCATCCCCTCAAGCCATCTATAAGTGGATTAAAGATAACATTTCACCCAAACTTCATGTAGATAAGGGATTTGTGAATATATTGATGACCAG tttcTTGCAGTATATTTCTAGTGAAGTAAACCCACCTAGTGACGAATCAGATTCTTCATCTGCTCCATCTAAAGAGCAGctagagcaggaaaaacaactgCTTCTTTCCTTCAAGCCAGTAATGCAGAAGTTCCTCCATGACCATGTTGATCTGCAAGTGAGTGCTTTATATGCACTCCAGGTGCACTGCTACAACAATAACTTTCCAAAAG GCATGTTACTGCGCTTCTTTGTTCATTTCTATGACATGGAGATCATTGAAGAAGAAGCCTTTTTGGCATGGAAAGAAGATATTACTCAAGAGTTTCCAGGGAAAGGCAAAGCTTTATTCCAG GTAAACCAGTGGCTAACCTGGCTGGAAACTGCTGAAGAAGAAGAATCTGAAGAAGAAGCTGACTAA
- the EIF4G2 gene encoding eukaryotic translation initiation factor 4 gamma 2 isoform X2, protein MLHCGDGTVQPNFLPPPPTSTLRPPPFSVVIGKTGGALRGDWRLLEGGGILRCQAAKVESAIAEGGASRFSASSGGGGGRGAPQHYPKTASNSEFLGKTPGQNAQKWIPSRSTRRDDDSANDKERHDAIFRKVRGILNKLTPEKFDKLCLELLNVGVESKLILKGVILLIVDKALEEPKYSSLYAQLCLRLAEDAPNFDGPSAESHPGQKQSTTFRRLLISKLQDEFENRTRNVDIYDKHDGPLLPEEEEQRAIAKIKMLGNIKFIGELGKLDLIHESILHKCIKTLLEKKKRVQLKDMGEDLECLCQIMRTVGPRLDHAKAKSLMDQYFARMRSLMSSKELPARIRFLLQDTVELREHNWVPRKAFLDNGPKTINQIRQDAVKDLGVFIPAPMSQGMRSDFFLEGPFMPPRMKLDRDPLGGLADMFGQMPGSGIGTGPGVIQDRFSPTMGRHRSNQLFNGHGGHLMPSAQSQFGELGKSFLKSQISLRPAQSFLMNKNQVPKLQPQITMIPPSAQPPRTQTPPLGQPPQLGLKTNPPLIQEKPAKTTKKPPPSKEELLKQTEAVVTEYLNNGNANDAVNTVREMRAPKHFIPEMLSKVIIQSLDRSDEDKEKASTLISLLKQEGIATSDNFMQAFLNVLDQCPKLEVDIPLVKSYLAQFAARAIISELVSISELAQPLESGTHFPLFLLCLQQLAKLQDREWLTELFQQSKVNMQKMLPEIDQNKDRMLEILEGKGLSFLFPLLKLEKELLKQIKSDPSPQAIYKWIKDNISPKLHVDKGFVNILMTSFLQYISSEVNPPSDESDSSSAPSKEQLEQEKQLLLSFKPVMQKFLHDHVDLQVSALYALQVHCYNNNFPKGMLLRFFVHFYDMEIIEEEAFLAWKEDITQEFPGKGKALFQVNQWLTWLETAEEEESEEEAD, encoded by the exons aTTCTTCGTTGTCAAGCCGCCAAAGTGGAGAGTGCGATTGCAGAAGGGGGTGCTTCTCGTTTCAG TGCTTCTTCAGGCGGAGGAGGTGGTAGGGGTGCACCTCAGCACTATCCCAAGACTGCCAGCAACAG CGAGTTCCTGGGGAAAACCCCAGGGCAAAACGCTCAGAAATGGATTCCTTCACGAAGCACTAGACGAGATGACGACTCCGCAAACGACAAAGAACGACATGATGCAATCTTCAGGAAAGTAAGAGG CATACTAAATAAGCTTACTCCTGAAAAGTTTGACAAGCTATGCCTTGAGCTCCTCAATGTGGGTGTAGAATCTAAGCTCATCCTAAAAGGGGTCATACTGCTG aTCGTAGACAAAGCCCTTGAAGAGCCCAAGTATAGCTCACTGTATGCTCAACTATGTCTGCGACTGGCAGAAGATGCACCCAACTTTGATGGCCCATCAGCAGAGAGTCATCCAGGACAGAAGCAAAGCACA ACATTCAGACGCCTCCTAATATCTAAACTTCAAGATGAATTTGAAAACCGAACCAGAAATGTTGATA tctATGATAAGCATGATGGTCCCCTCCTCcccgaggaggaggaacagagaGCCATTGCCAAGATCAAGATGCTGGGGAACATCAAATTCATTGGAGAACTTGGCAAGCTTGATCTTATTCATGAATCTATCCTTCATAAGTGCATCAAAACA cttttggaaaagaagaagagagtCCAACTCAAAGATATGGGGGAGGATTTGGAGTGCCTCTGTCAGATAATGAGGACAGTGGGACCTAGATTAGACCATGCAAAAGCCAAG TCCTTAATGGATCAGTACTTTGCCCGTATGCGCTCCTTGATGTCAAGTAAGGAATTGCCAGCAAGGATTCGTTTCCTGCTGCAG GATACTGTGGAGTTGAGAGAACACAACTGGGTTCCTCGCAAAGCTTTTCTTGACAATGGACCAAAGACTATCAATCAAATCCGTCAAGATGCAGTAAAA GATCTGGGAGTTTTTATTCCTGCTCCTATGTCTCAAGGGATGAGAAGTGACTTCTTTCTGGAGGGACCCTTTATGCCACCCAGGATGAAACTTGACAGGGACCCACTTGGAGGGCTTGCTGATATGTTTGGACAAATGCCAG GTAGCGGAATTGGTACTGGTCCAGGGGTTATTCAGGATAGATTTTCACCCACTATGGGACGCCATCGTTCAAACCAACTTTTCAATGGCCATGGGGGTCACCTCATGCCTTCTGCTCAATCCCAGTTTGGAGAACTAGGCAAATCTTTTCTGAAGAGTCAG ATTAGCCTGAGACCTGCTCAGTCTTTTCTAATGAATAAAAACCAAGTGCCAAAGCTTCAGCCCCAGATAACTATGATTCCTCCCAGTGCTCAACCACCACGCACTCAGACACCACCTTTGGGACAG CCTCCTCAACTTGGTCTTAAAACAAATCCACCGCTTATACAAGAAAAGCCTGCAAAGACCACCAAGAAACCACCTCCTTCTAAAGAAGAGCTACTTAAACAAACT gaaGCTGTTGTGACTGAGTATCTGAACAATGGAAATGCTAATGATGCTGTCAATACTGTGAGAGAAATGAGAGCTCCAAAACACTTCATTCCTGAGATGTTGAGCAAAGTAATCATTCAATCCCTAGATAGATCAGATGAAGACAAGGAGAAAGCAAGTACTTTGATCAGCTTGCTTAAGCAGGAGGGAATAGCCACAAGTGACAACTTCATGCAG GCATTCCTGAATGTATTGGACCAGTGCCCGAAACTGGAGGTGGACATCCCATTGGTGAAATCCTACTTAGCACAGTTTGCAGCCCGTGCCATTATTTCAGAACTGGTGAGCATTTCCGAACTGGCTCAACCACTGGAAAGCGGCACccatttccctctcttcctgctTTGCCTTCAACAGTTAGCTAAGTTACAAGATCGTGAATGGCTAACAGAATTGTTCCAACAAAGCAAAGTGAATATGCAGAAAATGCTACCAG AAATTGACCAGAACAAGGACCGCATGCTGGAGATCTTAGAAGGGAAGGGGCTTAGCTTCTTGTTCCCACTTCTGAAACTGGAGAAGGAACTgctaaagcaaataaaatcGGATCCATCCCCTCAAGCCATCTATAAGTGGATTAAAGATAACATTTCACCCAAACTTCATGTAGATAAGGGATTTGTGAATATATTGATGACCAG tttcTTGCAGTATATTTCTAGTGAAGTAAACCCACCTAGTGACGAATCAGATTCTTCATCTGCTCCATCTAAAGAGCAGctagagcaggaaaaacaactgCTTCTTTCCTTCAAGCCAGTAATGCAGAAGTTCCTCCATGACCATGTTGATCTGCAAGTGAGTGCTTTATATGCACTCCAGGTGCACTGCTACAACAATAACTTTCCAAAAG GCATGTTACTGCGCTTCTTTGTTCATTTCTATGACATGGAGATCATTGAAGAAGAAGCCTTTTTGGCATGGAAAGAAGATATTACTCAAGAGTTTCCAGGGAAAGGCAAAGCTTTATTCCAG GTAAACCAGTGGCTAACCTGGCTGGAAACTGCTGAAGAAGAAGAATCTGAAGAAGAAGCTGACTAA
- the EIF4G2 gene encoding eukaryotic translation initiation factor 4 gamma 2 isoform X3, whose amino-acid sequence MLGNIKFIGELGKLDLIHESILHKCIKTLLEKKKRVQLKDMGEDLECLCQIMRTVGPRLDHAKAKSLMDQYFARMRSLMSSKELPARIRFLLQDTVELREHNWVPRKAFLDNGPKTINQIRQDAVKDLGVFIPAPMSQGMRSDFFLEGPFMPPRMKLDRDPLGGLADMFGQMPGSGIGTGPGVIQDRFSPTMGRHRSNQLFNGHGGHLMPSAQSQFGELGKSFLKSQGQSQLYHNQNQGLLSQQQGQSKDMPPRFSKKGQLNADEISLRPAQSFLMNKNQVPKLQPQITMIPPSAQPPRTQTPPLGQPPQLGLKTNPPLIQEKPAKTTKKPPPSKEELLKQTEAVVTEYLNNGNANDAVNTVREMRAPKHFIPEMLSKVIIQSLDRSDEDKEKASTLISLLKQEGIATSDNFMQAFLNVLDQCPKLEVDIPLVKSYLAQFAARAIISELVSISELAQPLESGTHFPLFLLCLQQLAKLQDREWLTELFQQSKVNMQKMLPEIDQNKDRMLEILEGKGLSFLFPLLKLEKELLKQIKSDPSPQAIYKWIKDNISPKLHVDKGFVNILMTSFLQYISSEVNPPSDESDSSSAPSKEQLEQEKQLLLSFKPVMQKFLHDHVDLQVSALYALQVHCYNNNFPKGMLLRFFVHFYDMEIIEEEAFLAWKEDITQEFPGKGKALFQVNQWLTWLETAEEEESEEEAD is encoded by the exons ATGCTGGGGAACATCAAATTCATTGGAGAACTTGGCAAGCTTGATCTTATTCATGAATCTATCCTTCATAAGTGCATCAAAACA cttttggaaaagaagaagagagtCCAACTCAAAGATATGGGGGAGGATTTGGAGTGCCTCTGTCAGATAATGAGGACAGTGGGACCTAGATTAGACCATGCAAAAGCCAAG TCCTTAATGGATCAGTACTTTGCCCGTATGCGCTCCTTGATGTCAAGTAAGGAATTGCCAGCAAGGATTCGTTTCCTGCTGCAG GATACTGTGGAGTTGAGAGAACACAACTGGGTTCCTCGCAAAGCTTTTCTTGACAATGGACCAAAGACTATCAATCAAATCCGTCAAGATGCAGTAAAA GATCTGGGAGTTTTTATTCCTGCTCCTATGTCTCAAGGGATGAGAAGTGACTTCTTTCTGGAGGGACCCTTTATGCCACCCAGGATGAAACTTGACAGGGACCCACTTGGAGGGCTTGCTGATATGTTTGGACAAATGCCAG GTAGCGGAATTGGTACTGGTCCAGGGGTTATTCAGGATAGATTTTCACCCACTATGGGACGCCATCGTTCAAACCAACTTTTCAATGGCCATGGGGGTCACCTCATGCCTTCTGCTCAATCCCAGTTTGGAGAACTAGGCAAATCTTTTCTGAAGAGTCAG GGGCAAAGCCAGCTCTACCATAACCAGAATCAGGGACTCTTATCCCAGCAACAAGGACAGTCGAAGGATATGCCACCTCGGTTTTCTAAGAAAGGACAGCTTAATGCAGATGAG ATTAGCCTGAGACCTGCTCAGTCTTTTCTAATGAATAAAAACCAAGTGCCAAAGCTTCAGCCCCAGATAACTATGATTCCTCCCAGTGCTCAACCACCACGCACTCAGACACCACCTTTGGGACAG CCTCCTCAACTTGGTCTTAAAACAAATCCACCGCTTATACAAGAAAAGCCTGCAAAGACCACCAAGAAACCACCTCCTTCTAAAGAAGAGCTACTTAAACAAACT gaaGCTGTTGTGACTGAGTATCTGAACAATGGAAATGCTAATGATGCTGTCAATACTGTGAGAGAAATGAGAGCTCCAAAACACTTCATTCCTGAGATGTTGAGCAAAGTAATCATTCAATCCCTAGATAGATCAGATGAAGACAAGGAGAAAGCAAGTACTTTGATCAGCTTGCTTAAGCAGGAGGGAATAGCCACAAGTGACAACTTCATGCAG GCATTCCTGAATGTATTGGACCAGTGCCCGAAACTGGAGGTGGACATCCCATTGGTGAAATCCTACTTAGCACAGTTTGCAGCCCGTGCCATTATTTCAGAACTGGTGAGCATTTCCGAACTGGCTCAACCACTGGAAAGCGGCACccatttccctctcttcctgctTTGCCTTCAACAGTTAGCTAAGTTACAAGATCGTGAATGGCTAACAGAATTGTTCCAACAAAGCAAAGTGAATATGCAGAAAATGCTACCAG AAATTGACCAGAACAAGGACCGCATGCTGGAGATCTTAGAAGGGAAGGGGCTTAGCTTCTTGTTCCCACTTCTGAAACTGGAGAAGGAACTgctaaagcaaataaaatcGGATCCATCCCCTCAAGCCATCTATAAGTGGATTAAAGATAACATTTCACCCAAACTTCATGTAGATAAGGGATTTGTGAATATATTGATGACCAG tttcTTGCAGTATATTTCTAGTGAAGTAAACCCACCTAGTGACGAATCAGATTCTTCATCTGCTCCATCTAAAGAGCAGctagagcaggaaaaacaactgCTTCTTTCCTTCAAGCCAGTAATGCAGAAGTTCCTCCATGACCATGTTGATCTGCAAGTGAGTGCTTTATATGCACTCCAGGTGCACTGCTACAACAATAACTTTCCAAAAG GCATGTTACTGCGCTTCTTTGTTCATTTCTATGACATGGAGATCATTGAAGAAGAAGCCTTTTTGGCATGGAAAGAAGATATTACTCAAGAGTTTCCAGGGAAAGGCAAAGCTTTATTCCAG GTAAACCAGTGGCTAACCTGGCTGGAAACTGCTGAAGAAGAAGAATCTGAAGAAGAAGCTGACTAA